A single window of Caldicellulosiruptor bescii DSM 6725 DNA harbors:
- a CDS encoding glycosyltransferase: MSAKEFPKNELISVIIPCYNEAQNIGQTLKEIYDYLDEFVPNYEVIVVVEKSTDNTLEVINSRKNQKTIVLENTKKYGKGYSLKRGIYFAKGQYILTCDADLPVDIKKYFLPMLELLKRDEKVAAVFATALAIKTCRKERGFVRSIVSLIFFVFRQLLLQFPVSDTQLGFKLFRADVAKKFCQKVNENGFLFDLILTDLMLNEGYQIEEVNVKVVERKIKSSVSVAEIIKTTYKFCKYILFTRSKLLRKCTDKVMINDKSKSIKATSI; encoded by the coding sequence ATGAGTGCAAAAGAATTTCCAAAAAACGAACTAATAAGCGTTATAATTCCCTGTTATAACGAGGCACAAAATATTGGACAAACACTCAAAGAAATTTATGATTATTTAGATGAGTTTGTACCTAACTATGAAGTAATTGTTGTAGTTGAAAAAAGCACAGACAATACTTTGGAAGTAATAAACTCAAGAAAAAATCAAAAAACTATCGTATTAGAGAATACAAAAAAATATGGCAAGGGATATAGTTTAAAAAGAGGTATATATTTTGCAAAAGGACAATACATACTTACCTGCGATGCGGACCTTCCTGTGGACATAAAAAAATATTTTCTTCCTATGTTAGAACTATTAAAGAGAGATGAAAAGGTTGCTGCAGTTTTTGCCACTGCCTTAGCTATAAAAACATGCAGGAAAGAAAGAGGCTTTGTAAGAAGTATTGTTTCACTGATATTTTTTGTTTTTAGACAGTTGTTATTACAGTTTCCTGTAAGTGATACACAATTAGGTTTTAAATTGTTTAGAGCAGATGTAGCAAAAAAGTTCTGTCAAAAAGTTAATGAGAATGGGTTTTTGTTTGACTTGATATTAACAGATTTGATGTTAAATGAAGGATATCAAATTGAAGAAGTAAATGTAAAAGTTGTAGAAAGGAAAATCAAGTCTTCTGTTTCTGTCGCTGAAATAATAAAAACTACTTATAAGTTTTGCAAATATATATTGTTTACGCGTTCAAAATTACTTAGAAAATGTACAGATAAAGTTATGATAAATGATAAAAGTAAAAGCATAAAAGCTACAAGTATTTGA
- a CDS encoding glycosyltransferase family 4 protein, with the protein MKTILVLTQRDIYHKKAGGAERYLFNVLKGLSDHYKITCLCQNDGTQKDYEIYDNITFIRIKTNLISLIFKAMFYYKRNKENIDLIIDHTNTHQFFTFLYVPKNKRLLIVHQLALEIWEYYFPKYIGKALKLLEKLLWRLSSGMAVTVSRSTKEDLQRFGFKEEFIWIVKNSLKHKYTSLPHMEKEDFLVSVGRLVPYKRFEDAIYLAKKVNKKIFIIGEGQENYKRKLRNYAKKINADVIFTGYISEEKKQDIVEKAYMHIFPSIREGWGLVISEAANLGTPSLVYPVPGCLDAVNYGKAGFVTKRIGKEHLLERFLTINREEYERMRICAFEFTSQLNYNKQCEEFQQVIQSIIENT; encoded by the coding sequence ATGAAGACTATTTTAGTGTTAACGCAAAGGGATATATACCATAAAAAAGCTGGTGGTGCAGAAAGATATTTGTTTAATGTGCTAAAAGGGTTGAGTGATCATTACAAAATCACTTGTCTGTGTCAAAATGATGGTACTCAGAAAGATTATGAGATATATGATAATATAACGTTTATTCGAATTAAAACTAATTTAATTAGCCTAATTTTTAAAGCAATGTTCTATTATAAAAGAAATAAGGAAAACATTGACTTAATAATTGACCATACAAATACACATCAGTTTTTTACTTTTTTATACGTTCCGAAAAATAAGAGACTATTAATAGTTCACCAGCTTGCACTTGAGATTTGGGAATATTATTTTCCAAAGTACATTGGAAAAGCGCTAAAATTACTTGAAAAACTTCTTTGGCGTCTATCATCCGGAATGGCAGTAACAGTTAGCCGGTCAACTAAGGAGGATTTACAGAGGTTTGGTTTTAAAGAAGAATTTATATGGATTGTAAAAAATTCATTAAAGCATAAATATACTTCACTTCCACATATGGAGAAAGAAGATTTTCTTGTTAGTGTCGGGAGATTAGTTCCATATAAAAGATTTGAAGATGCAATTTATTTAGCAAAAAAAGTTAACAAAAAAATATTTATTATAGGAGAAGGTCAGGAAAATTATAAAAGAAAATTAAGAAATTATGCAAAAAAAATTAACGCAGATGTGATTTTTACTGGATATATTTCTGAAGAGAAAAAACAAGACATAGTAGAGAAAGCCTATATGCACATTTTTCCATCTATAAGAGAAGGTTGGGGACTTGTAATAAGCGAAGCAGCTAACTTAGGGACACCTTCCTTAGTATATCCTGTTCCTGGCTGCCTGGATGCAGTAAATTACGGAAAAGCTGGTTTTGTAACAAAGAGAATAGGCAAAGAACATTTGTTGGAAAGATTTCTAACTATTAATAGGGAAGAATATGAAAGGATGAGAATTTGTGCATTTGAATTTACTTCACAGCTAAACTATAATAAACAATGTGAAGAGTTTCAACAGGTTATACAAAGTATAATAGAAAATACATAG
- the ptsP gene encoding phosphoenolpyruvate--protein phosphotransferase produces the protein MSKLMGVNSVVIKGIPVSEGIGLGRAVVIKESEYTIKKTKIEDTDAELRRFLDSIEKAKEQIRKIKAATQESLGKKNAMIFDAHLLILDDPEFVNMVRGKIEEGINAEFAIDESARFFENMLLSLEDEYMRERTNDIKDVALRLIKNLNGEEQIDLKNLPEDSILIAHDLTPSQTAQINKQNVRGFVTEKGGKTSHTAIIARTYEIPAVVGVEGIVNRIKDGDFLIVDGYEGFVYVNPEEDLIKEYEKKLDEENKRKEELKSFLYVESKTQDGKRIKLFANIAHIEEIDAALKNGAEGIGLFRTEFLFMDRSQPPSEDEQFEVYKTVLEKMEGKPVIIRTLDVGGDKNISYLNIDKEENPFLGYRAIRLCLGNKELFKTQLRALLRASIYGKLKIMFPMITCIDEVYQAKWIIQEAKEELKKENILFSQNIEIGIMIETPAAAVISDILDKEVDFFSIGTNDLIQYTLAIDRTNDKVSYLYNPLHPAVLRLIKMTVENAHKRGIEVGVCGEIASNQEFVPVLIGLGVDELSVNPSKILNVKKKILQTRFEEENLRVKEL, from the coding sequence ATGAGTAAGTTGATGGGGGTAAATAGTGTGGTGATAAAAGGCATTCCTGTCTCAGAAGGGATTGGTTTGGGGAGAGCAGTTGTAATCAAAGAAAGTGAATATACAATCAAAAAGACAAAAATAGAGGATACTGATGCTGAGCTTAGACGCTTTTTGGATAGCATAGAAAAAGCAAAAGAACAGATAAGGAAGATAAAAGCTGCAACTCAGGAAAGTTTGGGCAAAAAAAATGCAATGATTTTTGATGCCCATCTTTTAATCCTTGATGACCCAGAATTTGTAAATATGGTAAGAGGAAAGATAGAAGAAGGGATAAATGCTGAGTTTGCCATTGATGAGTCGGCAAGGTTTTTTGAAAATATGCTTTTGAGCTTAGAAGATGAATATATGAGAGAGAGAACAAATGATATAAAAGATGTAGCTTTGAGACTAATTAAAAATTTGAATGGAGAAGAACAAATAGACCTAAAAAATCTTCCTGAGGACAGTATTTTGATTGCGCATGACCTTACTCCTTCACAAACAGCTCAAATAAATAAACAAAATGTGCGGGGATTTGTCACAGAGAAAGGTGGCAAAACTTCTCATACAGCAATAATTGCAAGAACATACGAAATTCCTGCAGTTGTGGGTGTAGAAGGTATAGTCAATAGGATAAAAGATGGAGATTTTTTGATTGTGGATGGGTATGAGGGGTTTGTTTATGTAAATCCTGAAGAAGATTTAATAAAGGAATATGAAAAAAAACTTGACGAAGAAAATAAGAGAAAAGAAGAGTTAAAAAGCTTTTTGTATGTTGAGTCCAAAACACAAGATGGGAAAAGGATAAAACTGTTTGCAAATATTGCGCATATAGAAGAGATTGACGCTGCCCTGAAAAATGGAGCAGAAGGAATTGGGCTTTTCAGAACAGAGTTTTTGTTCATGGATAGAAGCCAGCCACCATCAGAAGATGAACAGTTTGAAGTTTATAAAACTGTACTTGAAAAGATGGAAGGCAAGCCGGTTATTATAAGAACTTTGGATGTTGGGGGAGACAAGAATATTTCGTATTTGAATATAGATAAAGAAGAAAATCCTTTTTTGGGGTACAGAGCTATCAGGCTCTGCTTAGGAAATAAAGAGCTTTTTAAAACTCAGCTGAGGGCGCTTTTAAGAGCATCTATTTATGGAAAACTCAAAATAATGTTTCCTATGATAACCTGTATTGATGAAGTGTATCAGGCAAAATGGATTATCCAGGAAGCCAAAGAAGAGCTCAAAAAAGAAAATATTCTTTTCTCACAAAACATCGAAATTGGTATAATGATAGAAACTCCTGCTGCAGCAGTTATCTCAGATATTTTGGATAAAGAAGTTGACTTTTTTAGCATAGGCACAAATGACCTTATTCAATATACACTTGCAATTGACAGGACAAATGATAAAGTGTCGTACCTGTACAATCCTTTGCATCCGGCTGTTTTGAGACTTATTAAGATGACAGTTGAAAATGCTCACAAAAGAGGCATAGAGGTTGGGGTGTGCGGAGAGATTGCATCAAACCAGGAATTTGTTCCTGTTTTGATAGGACTTGGTGTTGATGAGCTAAGCGTAAATCCTTCTAAGATATTAAATGTAAAGAAGAAAATTTTACAAACAAGGTTTGAGGAAGAAAACCTTCGTGTAAAAGAGCTCTGA
- a CDS encoding HPr family phosphocarrier protein — MVEAKVVLKNPTGLHARPASIFVTEAGKFKSDIFIIKDGKEVNAKSILNILAMGAKKGDEIILKVVGEDEDQALKRLVDLLENLNE; from the coding sequence ATGGTTGAAGCTAAAGTTGTTTTAAAAAATCCAACAGGTCTTCACGCAAGGCCTGCCAGCATATTTGTGACTGAAGCAGGGAAGTTTAAAAGTGATATTTTTATTATAAAAGACGGGAAGGAAGTAAATGCAAAAAGTATTTTAAACATCTTAGCAATGGGAGCTAAAAAAGGTGATGAGATTATTCTCAAAGTTGTAGGCGAAGATGAAGACCAAGCTTTAAAACGTTTAGTGGATTTGTTAGAGAATCTAAATGAGTAA
- a CDS encoding PTS fructose transporter subunit IIC, with the protein MKKIVAVTSCPTGIAHTYMAAEALQMAAKELGVEIKVETRGSVGAENEITPEDLKQAHAVILACDTKIDEDRFQGLPIVRASVKDAIKDPKGLITKAMNMEKKDYVDKVFEAKKEAKEKATGVYKHLMTGVSYMIPFVVAGGILIAISFAFGIKAFEKKGTLAAALMDIGGGSAFYLMVPILAGFIAFSIADRPGLVPGMIGGLLANKLGAGFLGGIVAGFAAGYLVAWLKKTIKLPKTMEGLIPVLILPVLSTLIIGLGMIYVVGEPVAALNKAMTEWLKSMSSGSAVLLGIILGLMMAFDMGGPVNKAAYTFAVSTLAAGQPSTIMAAVMAAGMTPPLGLALATLIAKDKFTTEEREAGKAAFFLGISFITEGAIPFAAADPLRVIPSIMIGSAVTSALSILFKCTLAVPHGGIFVLPIPNAVGNLLLYAVAIAIGTVVTALIVSVLKPKKV; encoded by the coding sequence ATGAAAAAAATTGTGGCTGTCACATCTTGCCCCACTGGAATTGCCCACACGTACATGGCGGCAGAGGCACTTCAGATGGCGGCAAAAGAGCTTGGGGTTGAAATCAAGGTCGAAACAAGAGGATCTGTCGGTGCAGAAAATGAGATAACTCCAGAGGATTTGAAGCAAGCACATGCGGTAATTTTAGCTTGTGACACCAAGATTGATGAAGATAGGTTCCAAGGATTGCCAATTGTACGAGCAAGTGTGAAGGATGCTATCAAAGATCCCAAAGGGCTTATTACAAAGGCTATGAACATGGAGAAGAAGGACTATGTTGATAAGGTCTTTGAGGCCAAAAAAGAAGCAAAAGAAAAAGCAACTGGTGTTTACAAGCATTTGATGACAGGTGTTTCTTATATGATTCCATTTGTTGTCGCAGGTGGTATTTTAATTGCAATATCTTTTGCATTTGGAATTAAAGCTTTTGAGAAAAAAGGAACACTTGCAGCAGCGCTCATGGACATAGGCGGTGGCAGTGCATTTTATCTCATGGTTCCAATTCTGGCTGGCTTTATTGCATTTTCGATTGCAGACAGGCCTGGGCTTGTACCAGGAATGATAGGTGGGCTTTTGGCAAATAAGCTTGGAGCAGGTTTTTTGGGCGGCATTGTTGCAGGGTTTGCAGCCGGGTATTTAGTTGCATGGCTTAAGAAAACCATAAAGTTACCAAAGACAATGGAAGGTTTGATACCAGTATTGATACTTCCTGTTTTGTCAACATTGATTATTGGTTTGGGTATGATATATGTTGTAGGTGAACCTGTTGCAGCTTTAAATAAGGCAATGACTGAATGGCTCAAGAGCATGAGCAGTGGCAGCGCTGTGTTACTTGGAATAATTTTGGGTTTGATGATGGCGTTTGATATGGGTGGACCTGTCAACAAAGCTGCATATACATTTGCTGTATCAACTTTGGCGGCAGGTCAGCCATCAACAATAATGGCAGCTGTCATGGCAGCTGGCATGACACCACCACTTGGACTTGCGCTTGCCACCTTGATAGCAAAGGATAAATTTACAACAGAAGAAAGAGAAGCAGGAAAGGCGGCATTCTTCCTTGGGATTTCATTTATAACTGAAGGGGCTATTCCATTTGCTGCTGCAGATCCACTGAGGGTTATTCCATCTATTATGATTGGATCAGCAGTAACTTCGGCCCTGAGTATTTTGTTCAAATGTACTTTGGCAGTTCCACATGGCGGGATATTTGTACTGCCGATACCAAACGCTGTAGGAAATTTACTCTTGTATGCGGTGGCTATTGCAATAGGAACAGTTGTAACAGCACTTATAGTTTCGGTTTTAAAGCCAAAGAAGGTTTGA
- a CDS encoding acetylxylan esterase: protein MVFEMPLEKLKTYMGTNPCPPDFDEYWQRALKEMDEVEPNVEIVKEESVEAPYAECFNMYFTGVKGARIRVQLIKPKKIEKQCPAILMFHGYKWYSGDWSDKFGLVAAGFIVAAMDVRGQNGYSEDVGGVKGNTVQGHIIRGFDDDKDQLLYRQIFLDTAELAKIIANMPEVDEKRIAALGYSQGGGLALACAALSPYISRVVSVYPFLCDYKRVWEMDLAKEAYEEIRTYFRFRDPLHEREDEIFTKLGYIDVQHLAKWIRAEVLMVTGLMDTICPPSTQFAAYNKIQSKKQMLIYPDFGHEQIFYLNDKIFMYLMEMIK from the coding sequence ATGGTTTTTGAAATGCCACTTGAAAAGTTAAAAACGTATATGGGGACAAATCCGTGTCCGCCAGATTTTGATGAGTACTGGCAAAGGGCGTTAAAAGAGATGGATGAGGTTGAACCCAATGTAGAGATTGTCAAAGAAGAGTCAGTAGAAGCTCCATATGCTGAGTGTTTTAATATGTATTTTACCGGAGTAAAAGGAGCAAGAATAAGAGTTCAGCTTATAAAACCTAAGAAAATTGAAAAGCAATGCCCTGCAATTTTGATGTTTCATGGATACAAATGGTACTCTGGCGACTGGAGTGACAAATTTGGACTTGTTGCTGCAGGTTTCATAGTTGCTGCAATGGATGTAAGAGGACAAAATGGTTATTCAGAAGATGTTGGTGGCGTGAAGGGCAACACGGTTCAAGGACATATAATAAGGGGTTTTGACGATGATAAAGACCAGCTTTTATACAGGCAGATTTTCTTAGATACAGCTGAGCTTGCAAAGATAATAGCTAACATGCCAGAAGTAGATGAAAAAAGAATTGCAGCATTAGGATATTCTCAAGGTGGCGGGCTTGCTCTTGCCTGTGCAGCTTTATCTCCTTATATTTCAAGGGTTGTCTCTGTTTATCCTTTTCTTTGTGACTACAAGAGAGTTTGGGAGATGGATTTAGCAAAAGAGGCTTATGAAGAAATAAGAACATATTTCAGATTTAGAGACCCTCTTCATGAAAGAGAAGATGAGATATTTACAAAGCTTGGCTACATAGATGTTCAGCACCTTGCAAAGTGGATAAGAGCAGAGGTTTTAATGGTTACAGGTCTTATGGACACAATCTGCCCACCATCTACTCAGTTTGCTGCCTACAATAAAATACAGTCCAAAAAACAAATGCTCATCTACCCTGACTTTGGACATGAACAGATTTTCTACTTAAATGACAAGATATTTATGTATCTTATGGAGATGATAAAATAA
- a CDS encoding glycosyltransferase family 2 protein: protein MKLGILITTYNDDYIILRCLDSIYNQLDEIDFPIYVVCVDDGSDLPLTYPHFDILRTEHRGRSYARIEGLKKILAENCTHFLFLDSDMVLPPGFLKKLKTVVENYDSDAFIIPEVAFSSYNNFWTKVKVFERNLYRVSYCKESGNIEAARLWKTNAFPGFVEGLEAFEEIQPTILGVKKGLKILKIQEIFILHDEKKVTFKDLIRKKNTYFCCMIGSEKCSKWEIMKRYYFFRPHLYHKENLKKYIRHPILAIGVVFMYLVLTLNFIWTSISINLIRKGLMEK from the coding sequence ATGAAGCTGGGAATTTTGATAACAACATATAATGATGACTATATTATTTTAAGATGCTTAGATTCTATCTATAACCAACTTGATGAGATAGATTTTCCAATTTATGTTGTATGTGTTGATGATGGTTCAGATTTGCCTCTTACATATCCTCATTTTGATATTCTAAGAACTGAACATAGGGGAAGAAGCTATGCGAGAATTGAGGGACTGAAAAAAATTTTAGCTGAAAATTGCACACATTTCTTATTTTTAGATAGCGATATGGTCCTTCCACCAGGCTTTCTCAAAAAGTTGAAGACAGTAGTTGAAAATTACGATAGTGATGCTTTCATTATCCCTGAAGTGGCTTTTAGTAGTTATAACAATTTTTGGACAAAAGTTAAGGTCTTTGAAAGAAATTTATATAGAGTAAGTTATTGCAAAGAAAGTGGAAATATTGAAGCTGCCAGATTATGGAAAACAAATGCATTTCCGGGTTTTGTTGAAGGATTAGAAGCATTTGAAGAGATTCAGCCAACAATATTGGGTGTTAAAAAAGGTTTAAAGATTTTAAAAATCCAAGAGATTTTTATTCTTCATGATGAAAAGAAGGTAACTTTCAAAGACTTAATAAGAAAAAAGAATACTTACTTTTGTTGTATGATTGGTTCTGAAAAATGTTCAAAGTGGGAGATAATGAAAAGGTATTATTTCTTTCGTCCCCATCTTTACCATAAGGAAAATTTAAAGAAATACATAAGACATCCCATTTTAGCTATTGGAGTTGTGTTTATGTACCTTGTATTGACATTGAATTTTATATGGACGAGTATATCAATAAATTTAATTAGAAAAGGATTGATGGAAAAATGA